A genomic region of Mus musculus strain C57BL/6J chromosome 7, GRCm38.p6 C57BL/6J contains the following coding sequences:
- the Folr1 gene encoding folate receptor alpha isoform X1 — protein sequence MAHLMTVQLLLLVMWMAECAQSRATRARTELLNVCMDAKHHKEKPGPEDNLHDQCSPWKTNSCCSTNTSQEAHKDISYLYRFNWNHCGTMTSECKRHFIQDTCLYECSPNLGPWIQQVDQSWRKERILDVPLCKEDCQQWWEDCQSSFTCKSNWHKGWNWSSGHNECPVGASCHPFTFYFPTSAALCEEIWSHSYKLSNYSRGSGRCIQMWFDPAQGNPNEEVARFYAEAMSGAGFHGTWPLLCSLSLVLLWVIS from the exons ATGGCTCACCTGATGACTGTGCAGTTGTTGCTCCTGGTGATGTGGATGGCCGAATGTGCTCAGTCCAGAGCTACTCGGGCCAGGACTGAACTTCTCAATGTCTGCATGGATGCCAAACACCACAAAGAAAAACCGGGCCCTGAGGACAATTTACACGACCAG TGCAGCCCCTGGAAGACGAATTCCTGCTGTTCCACGAACACAAGCCAGGAAGCACATAAGGACATTTCCTACCTGTACCGGTTCAACTGGAACCACTGCGGAACTATGACATCGGAATGCAAACGGCACTTTATCCAAGACACCTGCCTCTATGAGTGTTCCCCGAACTTGGGACCCTGGATCCAGCAG GTGGACCAGAGCTGGCGCAAAGAGCGGATCCTTGATGTTCCCCTGTGCAAAGAGGACTGTCAGCAGTGGTGGGAGGACTGCCAGAGCTCTTTTACCTGCAAGAGCAATTGGCACAAGGGATGGAACTGGTCCTCGG GGCATAACGAGTGTCCTGTGGGAGCCTCCTGCCATCCCTTCACCTTCTACTTCCCCACATCTGCTGCTCTGTGTGAGGAAATCTGGAGTCACTCCTACAAGCTCAGCAACTACAGTCGAGGGAGCGGCCGCTGCATTCAGATGTGGTTCGACCCAGCCCAGGGCAACCCCAACGAGGAAGTGGCGAGGTTCTATGCCGAGGCCATGAGTGGAGCTGGGTTTCATGGGACCTGGCCACTCTTGTGCAGCCTGTCCTTAGTGCTGCTCTGGGTGATCAGCTGA